A region of the Terriglobales bacterium genome:
CGCGCGAATAACCCAGTGCGGTGAGGCCGCGCGAAAAAGCGTCCGTCAGCAGCTCGCGATTTCGCTCCTGCACTTGCGCTGCCTTGCCGCGATCCGCCTCCGACGACTTCCAGTCGTAAATTTGCGCCGGCACGGTAACTTTCTCCTGCGCCTTGAACGGCGGCAGGCTTCCCCGGCGCATCAAGCTGCTCACGCGTTTCGATTTCAGCCACCACTCCGCCACTACCCGGTCCGTCGGCAAGCCGCCCTGCAGCGGTGAAAGCGAATTTCCGTACTGGTTGGGGTTGTAGCGGCGCGCAATCGCTCCCAGCCGGTCCAGGTTCAGATAAGCGTTCTTGATTTCCAGCGGATCGAAGGTCCATTCGATCAGCTCGAACCCGCGCGCCAGCGCATCCTCGCGCTGAAACAGCTTGATCCGCCTCCCTACGCCGCGGTTGCGGTATTGCAGGCGCACCGCCAGCATGTGCGAATGCAGGTAAGCATGAGCATTTCGGACTCCCGGGATTCCCAGTGCGAAACCCACCAGCTCGTTGCCGTCAAAAGCGCCCAGCACCTGGCCGCCGATCTTTTGCGCCACGATAAAGAGCCGCAGCGGAACAAGTTCGGCATCGCTGAAGCCCCATACTTCCTTCTGCAGCTCCACGCATGCCATCAACTCGCTGTCGGTCGCGCATCGGCGCACCACGATCGGCTCTACCGCGTCCGTTCCTCCTGCTTCGACTCCTGCCATACCGATTCCATCTCCTCCAGCGTGGCCTCCGGCAGTTTCTTGCCGCGCTCGCGCATGCGCTCCTCCATCCACTGAAAGCGCCGCCGGAACTTGCGGTTGGTCTGGCGCAGTGCCGACTCCGGATCGAGCGACAAGTAACGCGCGATGTTCACGAGCACAAACAACAGGTCGCCGACCTCGTCTTCTAGACGCGCCCGCAATTCTTCCGGAATATGCAAACCGCTCGCGCCTGCCACCCCACGCTGCGGCGGACGCGGGCCCGGCGCCGGGTATTCCTTCAACTCCTGCCGTAACTCTTCCGTTTCTTCGCGCAGTTTGTCGAAGAGGCCGCCGATTTCGGGCCACTCGAACCCAACATGCGCCGCCCGCGAGCTCAGCTTGAACGCCTCCAGCAGCGCCGGCACCCCGGACGACACCCCTGCCAGTACCGAATCCTTATCTTCATCTTTCCTGGCTTTCTTTCCCCCGCCCGCGTCCAGACGCTTCTTCTTTTCTTGCGCCTTGATCGCCTCCCAGTTGCGCAGCACGTCGCCGGCGGTTTCCGCCTTGACGTCGCCAAAGACGTGGGGATGCCGATCCACCAGCTTGTTGGAGAGCCGGTCCAGCACCTGGTCGATGGAAAACCGCCCTTCCTCCTGCGACATCTCGGCATAGAACAGGACTTGAAGCAGCAGGTCACCCAGCTCTCCTTCGAGTTCATCCCAGTCGCGGTTATCGATCGCCTCCAGGACTTCGTAGGTTTCCTCCAGCGTGAAGGGCTTGATGGAATCAAAGGTTTGTTCGCGGTCCCATGGGCATCCCCCCGGGGCACGCAATCGCGCCATGATCTGGACCGCGCGTTCGAATCGTTCGCCTGTAGTTGCCATGCGCTCCCTAATCTAAATTGCCCACGTGCATAAATCCAACGACGCCGGAGCGCGCACCTTGAGAGCCGGGACAGGTTCTCGGTTCTCGGTTTTCGGTGTCCGAATTTCCGGCCTTGACAGCCGTCATCCCCGGCGAGCGCGCGAAAATCCGCTCTGGGAAGGCCGCCGGCAGTACGCGCAAAAGGCTCTTGACAACCACATACTATCTATAGCACTATACATAGCAACACAAGGTAAGATGCAATGAACAACGGTACAGAACGGGGCGAACGCTGGGAAGCGCAACTGCGCAAGGGCTGCTTGGAAATGGCAATCCTGGCCGCCTTGTGGGACGGTAAGCTTTACGGACTCGAAATATTGCGAGCGCTGGCACGTGGCTCGCAACTCGAGATCGCCGAAGGGACGGTGTACCCGATCCTGGCGCGCCTCAAGAACGAAGGGCTACTACAGTCGGAGTGGGTCGAATCCGATGCTGGACATCCGCGGAAATACTACTGGCTAACGGCGACTGGCCGGCGCCGGGCGAAACTAATGGTCGAATCGTGGACGGAATTTTCAACGAATCTTTCGGCTCTGGTGCAGCCAATAACAGGAGGTTCGAAATGACAACAAACGCGCCGCTCATTCATGGCCGCATCGACCGATATTTGGCGCGCTTCGACAACGGGCTCGCCGGTATGCCTACCGCCGACCGCGACGACATCCTGCTCGAAATCCGCACGCACATTCTGGACTCCTTCTCCGGCACCGACGACGAAGCGGTGCTCCAGCGGGTGCTCTCGTCACTCGGAGAACCCGAGCAGTTAGCGAAGCACTATCGCACCGAGTTCCTCCTGGCGCACGCTGGGCGCAGTTTTTCACCCTGGACGTTGTTGCGAACCAGTTGGCAATGGGCGAAAACAGGAGCCAAAGGCCTGGGTGTCTTTTTCCTGGCTATGTTGGGCTACAGCGCGGGGCTGGCGCTGACGGCCACAGTAATCCTAAAGCCTTTCTACGGCTCGCGCGTAGGCTTGTGGCTGGGCAACCGGTCGCTTCATTTTGGAATGGGGAATTTCCAGGCGCTTTCGCTTCCGGGCCCCGGCGGAGCGCAACGGGAGTTGTTGGGTGATTGGTATATCCCAGTGACGACGGCGCTCGCGTTTGCCGTCGTCGTAGGAACTACGCAGGCACTCCGCTCCCTCATGCGTCGCAGGATTGCGGACCGCCCTCGGTCAGTCGCGCGGGTGCCGGTCTCGCAATGACGATGCCATCATGCACCCAGAACGCCGACCGCAACTCTCGATTTGCGGCGAGATGAAACGCGGCCAGAACTCGGTTGGAACTCCAAATGACGAGTGCTGACTGGCCGAATCGTAACTTACATTTTTCGCTCGTTTTGTAGATTCACTGCACAATCTGCACGCTGCATTTCGCTCCGCCCCACTGCATTCTGCAGCGAGCCGCATTGATCTTCCCATTGCGGAACGCGTAAACCCTTTGTTCCTCGTGATCCCTCACGGCGCGCTTTTGTCATCCGCGTGCACTTACTCAAAACGAACTTGTCGGACAAGGAGACTGTATGTCGATCCTGTTTGTGCTGCTGACGTTTCTCCTGATCATGTCGATCACCTACTTCCTCCGCCGCGAGCAGCCCGCGGCGCCGGTGCAGCCGCGCATTTATCCCCAACCGGCCGCGCCCAGCATGACGCGCGATCAGGGATTGGAAGTCCCCACGGGGTATTGCTTTCACCCCGGCCACACCTGGGTGCTTGACGAAGGACGCCAGAACGCGCGCATCGGCCTGGACAGCTTCGGCGCCGAACTTCTGGGCAAGGTGGATCGCGTCGAAGTCGTGGGCCTGAACCGCTGGGTCCGTCAGGGACAGAAGCTGTGCACCATCAGCCGCGACGGGCTGTCGGTGGACGTTCTGTCTCCGATCGAGGGCGTCATCGTGTCCGTCAACCAGGATGTGCTCAACGATCCTTCGCTGCTGCTGAAGGACTCGTACAAGAGCGGATGGATCTGCGTCGTCAAGTCGCCGGAGATAAAGCTCAACCTCAACAACCTGCTGCAGGGAAGCCTGGTGGATCCGTGGATGCAGAACTCAGTGCGCCGTCTCTCCACGCTGACCTCTAATCTGGGCGTCGCGGCGGCGGCCGATGGCGGCCTGCCGGTGTCCGGCCTGCTGGCGCAGCTTGAGCCCGGCGTGCAGCGGACCTTGATTCACGAATTTTTCCTGACGTAGCGGCCCAGGTACTCAGGTACCCAGAAGTCGATCACGGAACTCCGGAGGCTCGAGATGAGCAAGGAATCCAAAGCGCTGTTGATTGA
Encoded here:
- a CDS encoding glycine cleavage system protein H, giving the protein MSILFVLLTFLLIMSITYFLRREQPAAPVQPRIYPQPAAPSMTRDQGLEVPTGYCFHPGHTWVLDEGRQNARIGLDSFGAELLGKVDRVEVVGLNRWVRQGQKLCTISRDGLSVDVLSPIEGVIVSVNQDVLNDPSLLLKDSYKSGWICVVKSPEIKLNLNNLLQGSLVDPWMQNSVRRLSTLTSNLGVAAAADGGLPVSGLLAQLEPGVQRTLIHEFFLT
- the mazG gene encoding nucleoside triphosphate pyrophosphohydrolase, which gives rise to MATTGERFERAVQIMARLRAPGGCPWDREQTFDSIKPFTLEETYEVLEAIDNRDWDELEGELGDLLLQVLFYAEMSQEEGRFSIDQVLDRLSNKLVDRHPHVFGDVKAETAGDVLRNWEAIKAQEKKKRLDAGGGKKARKDEDKDSVLAGVSSGVPALLEAFKLSSRAAHVGFEWPEIGGLFDKLREETEELRQELKEYPAPGPRPPQRGVAGASGLHIPEELRARLEDEVGDLLFVLVNIARYLSLDPESALRQTNRKFRRRFQWMEERMRERGKKLPEATLEEMESVWQESKQEERTR
- a CDS encoding PadR family transcriptional regulator, producing MNNGTERGERWEAQLRKGCLEMAILAALWDGKLYGLEILRALARGSQLEIAEGTVYPILARLKNEGLLQSEWVESDAGHPRKYYWLTATGRRRAKLMVESWTEFSTNLSALVQPITGGSK
- a CDS encoding GNAT family N-acetyltransferase, with protein sequence MAGVEAGGTDAVEPIVVRRCATDSELMACVELQKEVWGFSDAELVPLRLFIVAQKIGGQVLGAFDGNELVGFALGIPGVRNAHAYLHSHMLAVRLQYRNRGVGRRIKLFQREDALARGFELIEWTFDPLEIKNAYLNLDRLGAIARRYNPNQYGNSLSPLQGGLPTDRVVAEWWLKSKRVSSLMRRGSLPPFKAQEKVTVPAQIYDWKSSEADRGKAAQVQERNRELLTDAFSRGLTALGYSRDEQGNGSFLLGKWDEAWSYGSQESGSGLTR